TCTATAAGAAAATCGTGATTTCGGCAATTATCATTGTGATTGTGTCGGCAATCATGGCTGCATTGGGCGTAAAGATTGCCCAGAGTTTCGGCGACCCCATCAGCTTCGTGACGGGCAGACTGCAGAAATTTGCCCATGGGGATTACCGGGCAGAACCCGTTAAGCCGGAGTATACGGCCCGGGAGGACGAAATCGGCCAGATGGTGGAAATCCTCAAGGTTCTGGGCGGTAATATGCGTCATCTTATGGGCTCCATCAAAGAGTCGGCTGACCAGGTGGCTAGCGACGCAGCGCAGCTCAATGAAATGACCACCCAGTCTGCAGCTGCCAGCCAGCAGGTGGCAGAATCCATCACGGACGTGGCTGGGGCAACCAACAAACAGCTGGCCGCTATCGATGATGCTTCGCAGTCCATGGATACCTTGATGGAACGCATTGGCGGCATGGCCCACAATGCCCGCCGGGCCGCTGTGGAAACCCAGCAGGCCACGGAAAAAGCCCAGAACGGTAATCAAGTGGTTACCCGCACCGTTAAGGATATGGCCCGCCTCTCGGAAGTTGTAGGCGAATCGGCTCGCGTAGTCAACAGTCTGGGTGAGCGTTCCGATACCATCGGACGCATTACCGATACCATTTCCGGCATTGCTGAGCAGACGAATTTGCTGGCCCTCAATGCGGCTATTGAAGCAGCCCGTGCCGGTGATGCAGGTCGCGGCTTTGCTGTAGTCGCTGATGAAATCCGCAAGCTGGCTGCCCAGTCCGAAGAAGCTGCCAGTCAGATTGCCAGCCTCATTGGCCAGATTCAGAATGAAACGCAGCAGGCCGTCAATAGCATGAACGAAGGTACGGAAAATCTGGCTACGGCCAAAGACAGTGTCGAGGAAACCGGCCGGGAATTCTCTGCTATTGTGGAACTGGTGGAAAAAATCGCCAGCCGTTCCCAGCAGATTGCCAGCGCCTCCAAGGAAGCTACGGACAGTGCTGACAGCTGTCAGTCGGCCATCCATGACATTGAGGAAATGAGCCGCAGCGTGGTTTCTAATTCCGAAACCGTATCGGCGGCCACCGAGCAGCAGTCCGCATCCGTTCATGAAATGAATACCAACAGCGAACAGCTGGCGAAGATGGCCAGCATGCTGCAGGATGAAGTGCAGAAATTCAAAGTAGAATGATGATTCCAATTAAAACCAGCCGTCCCATTTACAGGGGCGGCTGGCTTATGGTAAAATATTAGCGTGTAGACAATTATATTTTAGGAGGTAGTAATATGAGTAAATACGCTGGAACCCAAACCGAGAAGAATTTGGAAGCTGCTTTTGCAGGAGAGAGCCAGGCACGTAACAAGTACACTTACTATGCTTCAAAAGCCAAGAAGGAAGGCTTTGAGCAGATTGCTGCCCTATTCTTAAAAACAGCTGACAATGAAAAAGAACATGCCAAGATGTGGTTCAAGGAACTCCATGATGGCATGCCCGATACGACGGTAAACTTAAAAGATGCCGCTGATGGCGAAAACTACGAATGGACGGATATGTACGCCGGATTTGCGAAGACCGCCGAGGAAGAAGGCTTCCCGGAACTGGCTGCCAAGTTCCGTCTCGTGGCCGATATTGAAAAGCACCATGAGGAACGCTATCGTGCGCTGTTGAAGAATGTCGAAGCACAGGAAGTATTCCAGAAGAGCGAAGTAAAAGTTTGGGAATGCCGCAACTGCGGACATATCGTGGTGGGCACCAAGGCGCCGCAGATTTGCCCGGCTTGCGCTCATCCGCAGAGTTACTTCGAGATTCATGCGGAAAACTATTAATTGGCGGCAGGGAAAGTTGCCCGGCGTGGCCGTGCTGCTTTGCCAGTCTGCGCATAGACCGTAAGCTAAAACAAATTTTGACCTTTTAATGAAATAGCTCTAAAAGCCATAAACTCGCTTTGCTCAGACAAATGGCTTTTAGAGCTATTTTTTCGTATGGTCAAAAAAGTGCCTTCCCCTTTGGGGAAGGTGCCCCGCAGGGGCGGATGAGGTTAGGATGTTACACAAGTATTCCCAACATGGTATAGATTAGCGCTGCAGGATTTCCAAGATGGCATTGCCGATTTCGTTGGTTTTGGCCGTGCCTCCTAAGTCGGGGGTGAGTGTCTTTTTCTCCTGCAGCAGGGTTTCGATGGCATCGATGACCTTCTTGCCCCATTCTTCCTGTTCGAAGAAGTCAAGCATCTGACTGACGCTCCAGATGGCGGCGAGGGGATTGGCAAGACCTTTGCCCGCGATATCCGGGGCGCTGCCGTGGATGGGTTCAAACATGCTGGGGAATTTCTTTTCCGGGTTGAGGTTGGCACCGGCGGCAAGACCCATGCCGCCGGCGATGGCGGCGCCTAAATCCGTCAGGATATCGCCGAAGAGATTGCTGGTTACGACAATCTGGAAGCGGGCAGGATTTTTGACGAAGAACATGCTGGCGGCATCGACCATAAGGCTGGAGGTTTCGACTTCGGGATATTCCTTGCCGACTTCGGCAAAGATTTCATTCCAGAACACCATGGAGTAACCAAGGGCATTGGCCTTGCTGACATTGGTCAGGGTCTTGCCCTCTTTTTTCGCCAGCTCATAGGCATAGCGGATAACACGCTCACAGCCCTTGCGCGAGAAGACGCCGGTCTGCAAAGCGATTTCCTGCTCCGTGCCGGGATAGAGGCGGCTGCCCACATTGGCGTACTCGCCTTCGCTGTTTTCCCGCACGACAATCATGTCGATGTCTTCTTCTTTCACATATTTGAGGGGGCAGGGAGCACCTTTTAAGAGTTTCACCGGCCGCAGGTTGATGTACTCGTCAAAGCCCTTGCGGATTTTTAAGAGCAGGCCCTGCAGGGAAACATCATCGGGCACGCCGGGATAGCCCACGGCGCCAAGGTAAATGGCGTCAAAATCTTTGAGGATGGAGAGTCCGTCCTCGGGCATCATTTTCCCTTCCCGCAGATAATATTCACAGCCCCAGGGAAAATCCGTAAATTCAACCTTGAAGCTGCCGTCCATTTCCGCAATGCCGGCGAGGACTTTTTTACCTTCGTCAATAACGTCCGGGCCAATGCCATCTCCGGCAATCACGGCGATTTTATAAGTTTGCATCGTAAAACCTTCTTTCTGCATAGAACAACACATTTTTATATATTCGTCATAAGGGAGAGAAAAACCTTGTGAGTATTAGTTTTATCATGGGTGATTGGCATTTTCCTAGTGGGAGGAGTATAATTTGAGCAGAAGAAAGAATAGGTGAGGTGCTTTATGAGTCAGGAACTTACGGAATTGCAACAGCAGATTGTGCGCTTTTATCATCATAATCCCTTTGTGGAATATCTTCATATTCAGGTACAGCCGCTTCCTAGTGGTGAAGTGCGGCTCGAACTGCCCATTGACGAGGTACATACCAACCTATACGGCATTGCCCATGGTGGTGTGCTCATGACGATGGCTGATACAGCTATGGGGGCGGTCTGCCTGGCCTGCAATAAAAAAGTAGTTACCATCAGTCTTACGACGGACTTCCTCCATGCGGTGCCGCTTACGGCTAAAGTGGTCACCACGGCGAAAGTCCTCCATGATGGGCGCCATACGATGACCTGCGAATGCGAGCTCAAAAGCGAAGAGGGCAAGATTTTTGCCAAGGCTCACGGCAATTTCTACGTGCTGGGAAAATTTGTGGAAGCTGAGGAAGGGAGCGAGGAGTCGTGAAGAAAGAAATCAAGGAACTGCTGAACTTTATCAAGGCGGCGCCCACTCCTTATCATACGGTGCTGACAGCGGCACAGAAATTGCAGAAGGCAGGCTTTACGGAATTGAAGCTCGGCGAAGTCTGGCAGCTGCAGAAAGGTGGACGGTATTATGTCAAAGCCTTTGATTCCACATTGCTGGCTTTTGCGCTGGGGAAGGAAGCCGGGCCTTTGCGCCTGGCGGCGGCCCATACGGATTTTCCCTGTTTCCGTCTGAAACCGCAGCCGGAAATTACGAAGGAGGGCTACGGCGTTCTCAATGTGGAAAAATATGGCGGCATGATGTTGCGCACCTGGCTGGACAGACCTTTGGCGCTGGCAGGCAAAGTAGCTTTGCGGACGAAAAATCCATTTCAGCCGGAAGTGCGGCTGGTGAATTTCCCGCGACCGCTCATGACTATTCCGAGCCTGGCCATTCATATGGACCGGGAGGTAAATGACGAGGGCAAGCTCAACGCGCAGAAGGATATGCTGCCTTTGACCACGGTGGGCGGCGAGGAACTGACGGCAGAATTCTTCCATGAATGGTTGGCGGCAGAGCTGAAAGTTGACATGTCAAATATCCTCTCCTATGAGCTGTCGGCTTATCCCTGCGAAGAAGGCACGCTTTGCGGCCTGCAGGAAGAATTCATTTCCTCGCCCCGTTTGGATAATCTGACATCAGTTCTAGCCTGTCTGGAAGGGATGACGGGACTGGATGCAGATAAACTGGCAGGCCTGCGGCTCATTGCCCTCTTTGACAATGAAGAAGTGGGCAGTCAGACCAAGCAGGGGGCTGGTTCGGCAGTCCTGCTGCAGGTATTGGAACGGATTTATCTGGCGCTGGGCAAGGAGCGGGCAGAAATGCTCGCGGACATTGCCGCAGGCTTTATGCTGTCCGTGGATGTGGCCCATGCCCTGCATCCGAACTACATGGATAAATGCGACCCCAGCCACAAGCCAGTATTGGGCGGCGGTGTGGTGCTGAAACAGGCAGCCTCCCAGTCTTATGCCGGGGATACAGAAGCGGTGGCTGTGGTGCGGGGCCTTTGCGAAGCCCATAAGATTTCCTGGCAGCATTTCGTCAACCGCAGCGACAGCCGAGGCGGCTCCACGTTAGGTTCTATTGCCTCAGCCCTTGTGCCTCTGCGCACGATGGATATCGGTGTGCCCATGCTGGCCATGCATTCGGCCCGGGAAACGATGCACAGCGCTGACCAGATATCCTTGATGGATTTGCTGAAAAAATTTCTTCGCTGACCATACAATAAATATAATTTGAAAACCATCCAAATCGTCTAAAAATTCCTTGCTTTTTCCTAGATTTTAACCGATAATGTAATTAGGAGAAATCTTTGTTTGAACTGATTTTGGAGTTCAGAGATAAAGGAGGAAGATGAACATGGATGTCAACATGATTTCTTCTTTGTCGCAAACTTCGGCAGCGGTGAAGGCTAGTTATACGAAGAACACCAGCACTACTACCAATGAAGCGACGAAGGAAACTACTACAACCACGAGCGAGGCGTTCTCGGTAGATATTTCTGCCGAAGCCAAGAAGGCCTCTACGGCGCTAGGCAAGCTCACCAGTGAGCAGGTAGATGCACTGCAGGATGGCATCAACAAGAGTTATCAGCTGATGATTAAGACCCTCACCGAGCAGAATGCGAAACTGCAGGGCTATCTCGATGAAGGTATTGGCCAGCTGAACTTTGACGGTATCCTGTTCGGCACGGACAAATTTGCTCTGCCGCCAGTAGGAACCACGCCGGAAGAAGCTGCTGAAGCTGTGGGCGAAGGCGGAGCGTATTCCGTTGACAGCGTAGCTACCCGCATCATGGATATGGCTACGGCGATTGCGGGCGGTGACCCTGAAAAACTCCAGCAGATGCAGGCGGCTGTGGAAGAAGGCTTCAAACAGGCCGGTCTCGTCTGGAAGGATGCTATGGGACAGGATGAAATGCCTCAGATTACCAAAGACACGCAGGCTGAGATTACGAATCGCTTCAACAAGCTCTATGAGCAGATGGGCGTGAATCAGACAGCCAAAATGGAAGAATAAATAATTTGTGGCGGCCGCTACGGGGAAATAGCGGCCGCCTTTTTTAGTGTCAAAGTAAAATTGTGACTTGACAGGGTTATCCACAGATAGCTTGTGCATAACCCTGTGGATTCTGTGGATAACCTGTGATGAAAAGCTGATGTTATCCACAGGTAGAAGCAGATTTCCACAGAGTTAGTAACATTTGGAAGAAGCCAGCCTGCGCTGCTGATTTGCGTGACCTCCTTATTATCCGTATAATGAAGCTATACGAATCATAAGGGGGCTATTTTTATGGGCAAGAGAATACATATACTGGCTATGGGCGGTACCATTGCCGGCAAGGCTGGGGACAGCACGGCAACCACCGGTTATCAGGCTGGCGCAGTAGGTGTGGAAGATTTACTGGCGGCTGTGCCGGGACTGCAGGAAGTGGCACAGGTCACCGGTGAACAGCTGGCAGCCATTGACAGCAAGGATATTACCACAGAGTGCCAGTTGCGTTTGGTCAAGCGGATGCGGGAACTGCTGTTGAGTGCCGATGTGGATGGCATTGTCATCACCCATGGCACGGACACGCTGGAGGAAAGTGCCTATCTTTTGGATTTGGTGCATTTTGCCGACAAGCCCGTGGTAATCACAGGCGCCATGCGCCCCGCCACGGCGTTGAGTGCTGACGGCCCCTTGAATATTTTGGATGCCGTGCGGGTGGCAGCTGCGGATAATGCCCGGGATAGAGGCGTGCTTGTGGTGCTCAACAATGAAATTCATAGCGCTCGTTTGGTGACGAAAATGTCCACGACTGCCGTGGAAACGTTTCAGTCGCCTGTGGGAGGAGCCATCGGTGCGATAAACGATGGTGTGGTGGTGTTCTATCATGGTGCGGAACTTCATCACCTGCCGAATACTTTAAGTGTCAGCGAAAAATTGACAAGTCAAAAGGAATTGCCGTATGTGCCTGTGCTCTACGGTCATAGTGATGATGATGGCCGCCTGGTGAAGCTGGTAGCTGATGAGGGAGCAAAAGGCATTGTCTATGCCGGTATGGGCAATGGCAGCATTCCTGCGCGGGTAGAAGCGAAACTTGCCGTCGCCGTGGAGCAGGGGATTGTTGTCATCCGTGCCAGCAGCAGTATCTCTGGCATGGTGACGAAGGCCGAAGCGTCTTATGAGGAAGCGGGCTTTATTGCCAGCGGCCTGCTGAATCCCCGCAAGGCACGACTGCTTTTGCAGGTCGCATTGGTCTGCGGTAAATCTGCGGCGGATTTACGGAAATTTCTTGCCTGACATAAAGGAAAAATTTTTCTCCATGGCGAATAGTACAAACAAATAATGTTCGTAACTCAGCGAAGTATTAAAATCCCTTGCGTTTCTCCGTAAGGGATTTTTTCGCCATAAGGAGGATGTGCGATGATACAGTACAATTACATGCTGAATTGGAGCGAGGGAGACCAGGGATTTTGGGATAAGCTGGAAAAGGTCATGCAGACACTCGTCATGCGTCCTGCCAGCAAACAGGCCAATGCGATTTTTATTCAGTTGTCCTTCAGTCAGATGCCCAAGGATGAGGCGGTGAAGGTGCGGGAGAAAATTCGCAGCTTCCTGCCTCGGGCTGTGGTGGCTGGTATTACGGAGACGTTGTTCTCGCCGCAGTTGGGAAGCTATGTGCAGCTCAACTGTACATTTTTCCAGAATTCTAAGCTGCGCCTGATGGAATATGCGGGGATTCCCGAAGATTTTGCCCGCCTGGGGGTGGAGTTCGGCCAGAAGGTGGCCGCCATGCCAGATGCGCGGGCGGCAATGGTGCTCGGGACTACGGATGGCAATTTTGACAAGTTCTTGGAAGGCTTTGTCTGCGGCAATGAGAATGTCGTGGTTTTTGGTGCCATGACCGGTACGGTGAAGGATATTGGCACAGGCAGTTCCATTATCACCGGTGCTCTGCTGGGGGAGAGCAATGACAAATATTATCTCATGGGCAGCGACCTGATGCCCCGGGGCATTGTAGTGGTGGTGTTTTGTGGCGAAAGTCTTGGTGTCCGGGCGGATTATGTGCTGGGCTGGAAGCCAATCGGCAAGGAAATGGTCATCACGGAAACCATGGGGCCCAATGTCATCAGCACGTTGGATGACATGCCGGCGGTGGATATTTACCGCCATTATCTGAAGGTCAAACCGGATGAGAATTTCGTCTATAATATCGCAGAATTTCCCTTGACCATTGAGCGTGAGGGCTGTCTTATCGCTCGTGTGCCGCCGGGATTTGACGAGGAAGGCCGCATCTTCTTCAACGGGAATGTGAATGTGGGAGAAAGAGTGCGCCTGACCTATGCGGTGCGGGAGGATTTTCTCCACGAGACGGAGCTGGCCAGCGAGAAGATGAGCCAGTTTGCTCCGGACGGCCTGTTTATTGTGGCCTGTGGTACTCGTTCCCTGTTCCTGCAGGGCGAGGAACATTGGGAGACGCGCTATTATCAGCGTTTTGCCAATCAGTTGAGCAGCTGCAGCGGCACAGGGGAGATTTATTGCTATCAGGGGCAGGGCGGACTGCTTAACTGTGCGCTGATTGCCGTGGGCTTCCGCGAGGGCGGCAATAAATCTGCGCTGAGCTTCTACGACGAGCCGGAGACAGAGCCGGAAAATACCCGCATGCTTTTGTCCACTCGTATGGCGGCTTTCCTGGATGTCATTACGCAGGAACTGGAGCAGAGCAATCGCGAATTGCGGGAACTGGCCGTGAAAAATGAGGAAGCCAGCATTGCCAAGTACAAATTCCTGGCCAATGTGCGCCGGGAAATTGCCGCGCCGTTGAAGACGGTAATTCGTCTGGAACGAAAAATCCGTAAGGAAAGCACGGAGGATAAAATCAAGGAATATTCCCGTGAGTGTTATTTGGCCGGAGAAAAGGTCTATGGCATTTTGGGACGTATTTTTGACTTCCTGGAGATGGAGGCAGGAGACTTAGGCGCGAATGAGGCGGAGTATCGGGTCAGCACACTCTTGCAGGATTTGCATAACGAAATCATGGACGAAGTGATAGAAAAAGGTTTGGAGATGGTGACGGAGCTGCCGCCGGACATCCCCAGCGTCCTCTACGGTGATGAACTGCGCATCCGCCAGATTCTCGTCAATATCCTGAACAATGCGGTACGCTTTACGGAAAAGGGCAGCATCCATCTTAAGGTTACGATGGAAAAGATTGGTCCTGCCGATGTACTGCTTCATTTCTCGGTGAAAGATACCGGTGTGGGTATTACACCGGAAAACTTTGCGGAGGTGCAGAGGGTTTTGTCGCTTAGTGACGACCGTCCGCAAAATATGCTCAACGAAATGGGACTCGGGCTCAATGTCACCCAACGGCTCTTAAAACTCTTTGGCAGTGAGCTGCATATGGAAACGGAGCTGGGGAAGGGCACCACCTGTTCCTTTGACCTGCGGCAGCGCGTGCTGAACTGGTTCCCCATGAAGCAGAAAAATGCACCTGCCCTGCGGGATGATGCGGACAGAAAGCCGCCTATCACGGAAGAAGAATTGGCTGAAACCTGGGAAGCTCTGCGTGAAATTGCTGCAGGCCAGGATATGGACAGTCTGGATTATATGCTGGAAACCCTCGATGATTACAGACTGCCTGAACGGGAAGCGGCGCTGCTATTGGAACTGCAGACGGCTGCCAAGGAAAATAATTGGGAGCTGATTGCAAAACTCGTACAGTGACAGCCGAAAAAAAGATAAATTTTATCTTTTTGACCTATTGACTTTTTGACTATTTGAGCTATAATAAAATTGTAATCAGGAAGAAGGAAAGCAAAGAACCTGGTTACAGAAATGTTAACAGATAGTCAGGAGCGCACAGCAAACTCTTGACCGGTATAAATTTAGAAAGGGGTTGCTGATTATGTTTGGTTTGGTTCCGTTTGGCAGTCGTAAAGATTTGGCAGCAGGCGATGCTCCGCGCAGCATCTGGGATGTGTTCAATGAACCATTTTTCCATGATGATTTCTTCCCCACCATGTCGGGCTTCAATGCCAATGGCGGTATGCGGGTCGATGTGAAGGATAACGGTGACAGCTATGAGCTGACGGCAGACTTGCCGGGCATGAAGAAAGAGGATGTAAAGCTCAGCTATCAGAACGGTTATCTCACCATAGCTGCTCAGCAGCAGAGTGAATCCGGTGATAAGGACGACAAGGGCAATTACATCCGCAGGGAGCGCCGCATGGGCTCTGTAAGCCGTTCCTTCTACATCGACAATATCGATGAGTCCCGCATTGATGCGGAGTTCAAAGATGGCGTCCTGCATGTGAATATGCCGAAAGCGGCAGAAGTGCAGCATAGTACGACAATTAACATCCGGTAAACGAGAAAGGTCTTCCTCATCCAGAGGGAGGCCTTTTTTGTGGTTTTTTATGCAATAATAAATATAAATTATTAAAATAAATAAATCTAATCGCATTTTTAATTATTTCTTGCCTTTTAACAATAATTTGCCTATAATAGTCATTGCGACCAAATGGGATAAAGTTGGAATATTGATTTATCGTAGTATAAATACCAATAATTCAATCGTAAAATCCCATAAATGTTCCTTGGAAAATAAGCAAAAAAAGCCAAAAAAACTCATAAATATTCATTTAAAAAAAGGATATTTTATGTTTATGTTGAATTGTATAAGATGGGCAATAGCCTAATATTCAACTTACAGGCTTTTTTGCCGGAGGAGGAATATGAAAGAAGTTTTGCCGATATTCATGAAAAGGCTTATAATGGGACTGGGGGTTATCACCTTGGCGGTAGGCAGTATGCTCGTGGCAAACGGGCAGACAGAGCTTATCGGGGCGTTAATCATTGGTTTTATGACGGGCCTGGTATTTTTGGGAAACATGTCCCTGCGGCTGTGGAAAGCTGCGTCACTACCTGTTGGCGGTGCAAAAAGACAAATGTTATGGGGACTGGTTTTGCGCTTGATGGTATTATTTATTGTCTTGTTGGCGGCCGTCCGGATTTCCACGCAGGTGTTCAGCATAGTGGCGTTGGGATTTCTTCTCTGTTATGCCTGGGCTATGGTTCTCATGATCCGCATGAATAGCGCGAAATAGTAACTCAGGAATTCCTGGGAGGAGGTTGAGGTATATGCATGAAATCGGTGTTCGCGAAGTAGTGCAGTTTGCCGGCTTTACCTTCAATTGGGAGACTCTGGTTATGACCTGGATTACGATGGCCATCGTACTGCTCATTGCAGTGTTGGCAACCCGCAATCTGCAGATGGTGCCGCAAGGCTGGCAGAATGTGGTGGAGGCAATCGTGGTCTGGCTTCATGAACAGATTGATGCGACCATGGGCAAGAATGGACGCTTTTTGGCGCCCTTTGTCGTGTCGCTCTTTATGTTCCTGCTGGTTTCCAACTGGCTGGGACTTATCCCAAAGATGGCATCGCCGACAAATGACTTGAACACCACTTTAGGCCTTGCACTCTTGGTCATTGTGATGGTGCACGGACTGGGGCTTTACATGAAGGGCGGTCATTACATCGCGCATTTCTTCCAGCCCACGCCGGTCTTTGTCATCATCAACGCCATAGAGGAAGTTGCTAAGCCAATTACGCTGGCCTTCCGTCTATTCGGCAACATTCTGGCAGGTGAAATCTTAATCATCATCCTGCTGCAGCTCATGCCAATCTGGATGCCGATACCGTCAGTTATCTGGCTGGCTTTCAGTATCTTTATCGGCGGGGTACAGGCATTCATCTTCACCATGCTGTCCATGGCATATCTTGCCAATGCAGTAAAGAGTGAGGAAGAAGGCTAAGACGAACTGGGAATTTTTTAGTTAAAGGTTTTAAGGAGGATTTTTTCATGGAAAACGCAATTATGGTAGCCGCTGCTCTCGTTGGCGCAGGTATTACGATGGGTCTGGCCGCAATCGGCGCTGGTATCGGTGATGGTCTTGTAACGAGCCGTTTCATCGAAGGTATCACCCGTCAGCCGGAAGCAAAGAGCACGCTCTTCACCAACACCCTTATCTCCGTTGGTCTGATCGAGTCCATGGCTATCATCGCAACCGTTGTTGCCCTCATCATGCTCTATGCAAACCCGCTCATCAAATAATTTTCTTTGATGAATTGCTTAATAAAGGGGGCATAGGAATTGATCGAGTTAAATGGGACGTTTATTGCGCAGATTATTAACTTCCTGATTTTGGTTGTATTACTCCGCGCATTTGCGTATAAACCCGTAGTCAACATGCTCAAAGCCCGTCAGGATAAGATTCAGGAAAGCCTTGACAAAGCCGATGCCGATGCGGCAGAAGCAGACAAGCTGCTGGCGCAGTACAA
The Selenomonas ruminantium AC2024 DNA segment above includes these coding regions:
- a CDS encoding methyl-accepting chemotaxis protein gives rise to the protein MFFMKSVKGKLTALFVAVSVFATMAVGCYFLYVTITDNDKLVEEYHKELADHYDRELRLQTEGVVSSLNGIYARQQSGEFTEAQAKELCLDVLRSVRYDEGKGYFFADEKTTGICVAHAGNRSAEGKMRRGEKDPNGVPYMENMLKEGQKDGGGFVNFSYPKPGESQPLPKRNYVMEFKPYGWIVGTGSWIDYIDAESAKYMKENQEALYKKIVISAIIIVIVSAIMAALGVKIAQSFGDPISFVTGRLQKFAHGDYRAEPVKPEYTAREDEIGQMVEILKVLGGNMRHLMGSIKESADQVASDAAQLNEMTTQSAAASQQVAESITDVAGATNKQLAAIDDASQSMDTLMERIGGMAHNARRAAVETQQATEKAQNGNQVVTRTVKDMARLSEVVGESARVVNSLGERSDTIGRITDTISGIAEQTNLLALNAAIEAARAGDAGRGFAVVADEIRKLAAQSEEAASQIASLIGQIQNETQQAVNSMNEGTENLATAKDSVEETGREFSAIVELVEKIASRSQQIASASKEATDSADSCQSAIHDIEEMSRSVVSNSETVSAATEQQSASVHEMNTNSEQLAKMASMLQDEVQKFKVE
- the rbr gene encoding rubrerythrin; translation: MSKYAGTQTEKNLEAAFAGESQARNKYTYYASKAKKEGFEQIAALFLKTADNEKEHAKMWFKELHDGMPDTTVNLKDAADGENYEWTDMYAGFAKTAEEEGFPELAAKFRLVADIEKHHEERYRALLKNVEAQEVFQKSEVKVWECRNCGHIVVGTKAPQICPACAHPQSYFEIHAENY
- a CDS encoding tartrate dehydrogenase; amino-acid sequence: MQTYKIAVIAGDGIGPDVIDEGKKVLAGIAEMDGSFKVEFTDFPWGCEYYLREGKMMPEDGLSILKDFDAIYLGAVGYPGVPDDVSLQGLLLKIRKGFDEYINLRPVKLLKGAPCPLKYVKEEDIDMIVVRENSEGEYANVGSRLYPGTEQEIALQTGVFSRKGCERVIRYAYELAKKEGKTLTNVSKANALGYSMVFWNEIFAEVGKEYPEVETSSLMVDAASMFFVKNPARFQIVVTSNLFGDILTDLGAAIAGGMGLAAGANLNPEKKFPSMFEPIHGSAPDIAGKGLANPLAAIWSVSQMLDFFEQEEWGKKVIDAIETLLQEKKTLTPDLGGTAKTNEIGNAILEILQR
- a CDS encoding PaaI family thioesterase, encoding MSQELTELQQQIVRFYHHNPFVEYLHIQVQPLPSGEVRLELPIDEVHTNLYGIAHGGVLMTMADTAMGAVCLACNKKVVTISLTTDFLHAVPLTAKVVTTAKVLHDGRHTMTCECELKSEEGKIFAKAHGNFYVLGKFVEAEEGSEES
- a CDS encoding M18 family aminopeptidase yields the protein MKKEIKELLNFIKAAPTPYHTVLTAAQKLQKAGFTELKLGEVWQLQKGGRYYVKAFDSTLLAFALGKEAGPLRLAAAHTDFPCFRLKPQPEITKEGYGVLNVEKYGGMMLRTWLDRPLALAGKVALRTKNPFQPEVRLVNFPRPLMTIPSLAIHMDREVNDEGKLNAQKDMLPLTTVGGEELTAEFFHEWLAAELKVDMSNILSYELSAYPCEEGTLCGLQEEFISSPRLDNLTSVLACLEGMTGLDADKLAGLRLIALFDNEEVGSQTKQGAGSAVLLQVLERIYLALGKERAEMLADIAAGFMLSVDVAHALHPNYMDKCDPSHKPVLGGGVVLKQAASQSYAGDTEAVAVVRGLCEAHKISWQHFVNRSDSRGGSTLGSIASALVPLRTMDIGVPMLAMHSARETMHSADQISLMDLLKKFLR
- a CDS encoding asparaginase, encoding MGKRIHILAMGGTIAGKAGDSTATTGYQAGAVGVEDLLAAVPGLQEVAQVTGEQLAAIDSKDITTECQLRLVKRMRELLLSADVDGIVITHGTDTLEESAYLLDLVHFADKPVVITGAMRPATALSADGPLNILDAVRVAAADNARDRGVLVVLNNEIHSARLVTKMSTTAVETFQSPVGGAIGAINDGVVVFYHGAELHHLPNTLSVSEKLTSQKELPYVPVLYGHSDDDGRLVKLVADEGAKGIVYAGMGNGSIPARVEAKLAVAVEQGIVVIRASSSISGMVTKAEASYEEAGFIASGLLNPRKARLLLQVALVCGKSAADLRKFLA
- a CDS encoding ATP-binding protein, with the translated sequence MIQYNYMLNWSEGDQGFWDKLEKVMQTLVMRPASKQANAIFIQLSFSQMPKDEAVKVREKIRSFLPRAVVAGITETLFSPQLGSYVQLNCTFFQNSKLRLMEYAGIPEDFARLGVEFGQKVAAMPDARAAMVLGTTDGNFDKFLEGFVCGNENVVVFGAMTGTVKDIGTGSSIITGALLGESNDKYYLMGSDLMPRGIVVVVFCGESLGVRADYVLGWKPIGKEMVITETMGPNVISTLDDMPAVDIYRHYLKVKPDENFVYNIAEFPLTIEREGCLIARVPPGFDEEGRIFFNGNVNVGERVRLTYAVREDFLHETELASEKMSQFAPDGLFIVACGTRSLFLQGEEHWETRYYQRFANQLSSCSGTGEIYCYQGQGGLLNCALIAVGFREGGNKSALSFYDEPETEPENTRMLLSTRMAAFLDVITQELEQSNRELRELAVKNEEASIAKYKFLANVRREIAAPLKTVIRLERKIRKESTEDKIKEYSRECYLAGEKVYGILGRIFDFLEMEAGDLGANEAEYRVSTLLQDLHNEIMDEVIEKGLEMVTELPPDIPSVLYGDELRIRQILVNILNNAVRFTEKGSIHLKVTMEKIGPADVLLHFSVKDTGVGITPENFAEVQRVLSLSDDRPQNMLNEMGLGLNVTQRLLKLFGSELHMETELGKGTTCSFDLRQRVLNWFPMKQKNAPALRDDADRKPPITEEELAETWEALREIAAGQDMDSLDYMLETLDDYRLPEREAALLLELQTAAKENNWELIAKLVQ
- a CDS encoding Hsp20/alpha crystallin family protein; amino-acid sequence: MFGLVPFGSRKDLAAGDAPRSIWDVFNEPFFHDDFFPTMSGFNANGGMRVDVKDNGDSYELTADLPGMKKEDVKLSYQNGYLTIAAQQQSESGDKDDKGNYIRRERRMGSVSRSFYIDNIDESRIDAEFKDGVLHVNMPKAAEVQHSTTINIR
- the atpB gene encoding F0F1 ATP synthase subunit A; the encoded protein is MHEIGVREVVQFAGFTFNWETLVMTWITMAIVLLIAVLATRNLQMVPQGWQNVVEAIVVWLHEQIDATMGKNGRFLAPFVVSLFMFLLVSNWLGLIPKMASPTNDLNTTLGLALLVIVMVHGLGLYMKGGHYIAHFFQPTPVFVIINAIEEVAKPITLAFRLFGNILAGEILIIILLQLMPIWMPIPSVIWLAFSIFIGGVQAFIFTMLSMAYLANAVKSEEEG
- the atpE gene encoding F0F1 ATP synthase subunit C, whose protein sequence is MENAIMVAAALVGAGITMGLAAIGAGIGDGLVTSRFIEGITRQPEAKSTLFTNTLISVGLIESMAIIATVVALIMLYANPLIK